One part of the Streptomyces lienomycini genome encodes these proteins:
- a CDS encoding tetratricopeptide repeat protein gives MSRLGRDEPRDDERAERSPDPAATPIDVRVPEAGTGARGASVDGALVVAAPGEEIQNVVLKRLHRLAVAAGRPVLATIHDRRIGYSVPLRVDPDGSSHLAAEPVPTAPDEAPGQKPDEAPGQNPGQKPGQLLEPASEEAAARKERPTQVLRSLEPVRDAVPTFTLRALPEPAGDTAPAPAASVPLAPGTVAPPTGAFGPPPRMEPPVALRPAAVPGAAPAPEPVAAAQQIPVPAPVPLPEPLPVPKPVPLPEPVHAPKPVVPPEQDAAALLSDPGLRPTPARGFDAVAEAVLGDEPITVPGDATTPALLAEPTARINEAVKEGRTQDAARLAEQTVTEASHTLGPEHPEVLRLRELLAYIAYLSGDPDRAFRLSLALARIHRRDGDAEAAYGNVQSAATAWRAVRDPEQGLELGRDLVGLWGDLAAEEGPAAEDAEELESARTRMGRLTERARTQAG, from the coding sequence ATGTCTCGACTCGGCCGCGACGAACCGCGGGACGACGAGCGCGCCGAGCGCTCGCCCGATCCCGCGGCGACGCCGATCGATGTCCGCGTACCGGAAGCGGGCACCGGCGCACGCGGTGCCTCGGTCGACGGTGCACTGGTCGTCGCGGCGCCGGGCGAGGAGATCCAGAACGTCGTCCTGAAGCGTCTCCACCGCCTCGCCGTCGCCGCCGGCCGCCCCGTCCTCGCCACGATCCACGACCGGCGCATCGGCTACTCCGTTCCGCTCCGGGTCGACCCGGACGGCTCCAGCCACCTCGCCGCGGAACCGGTGCCGACGGCCCCCGACGAGGCTCCCGGCCAGAAGCCCGACGAGGCTCCCGGCCAGAACCCCGGCCAGAAGCCCGGTCAGCTCCTCGAACCGGCTTCCGAGGAGGCGGCCGCACGGAAGGAGCGGCCCACCCAGGTCCTGCGCTCGCTGGAGCCGGTGCGGGACGCCGTCCCGACGTTCACGCTGCGCGCCCTGCCGGAACCGGCCGGGGACACGGCACCCGCGCCTGCGGCTTCCGTGCCCCTCGCTCCCGGCACGGTGGCGCCGCCGACGGGGGCGTTCGGGCCGCCGCCCCGCATGGAACCGCCCGTCGCGCTCCGCCCGGCCGCCGTGCCCGGGGCCGCCCCCGCGCCGGAGCCGGTAGCCGCAGCCCAGCAGATTCCCGTCCCCGCGCCGGTCCCTCTGCCGGAGCCGCTTCCCGTACCGAAGCCGGTCCCCCTGCCCGAGCCGGTTCACGCGCCCAAGCCGGTTGTGCCGCCCGAGCAGGACGCCGCCGCCCTTCTCTCGGACCCCGGCCTCAGGCCCACCCCCGCCCGCGGTTTCGACGCCGTGGCCGAGGCCGTGCTCGGGGACGAACCGATCACCGTGCCCGGCGACGCCACCACCCCCGCGCTCCTGGCGGAACCGACGGCCCGGATCAACGAGGCCGTCAAGGAAGGGCGTACCCAGGACGCGGCGCGGCTGGCCGAGCAGACGGTGACGGAGGCTTCGCACACGCTGGGGCCGGAGCACCCGGAGGTACTCCGGCTCCGCGAACTCCTCGCGTACATCGCCTACTTGTCCGGCGACCCCGACCGCGCCTTCCGCCTCTCCCTGGCGCTGGCCCGGATACACCGGCGAGACGGCGACGCGGAGGCCGCGTACGGCAACGTCCAGAGCGCGGCGACCGCCTGGCGTGCCGTACGCGACCCCGAACAGGGCCTGGAGCTGGGGCGCGACCTGGTCGGCCTGTGGGGCGACCTCGCCGCCGAGGAGGGGCCGGCCGCCGAGGACGCCGAGGAGCTGGAGTCCGCCCGCACCCGCATGGGCCGCCTCACCGAACGCGCCCGCACCCAGGCCGGGTGA
- a CDS encoding M28 family metallopeptidase: MKLPLSGRVLTAGAVAVATLVTGGSAAGAASAPVSGPAAVAAAPDLPIANVKAHLTRLQSIATANGGNRAHGRAGYQASLDYVKAKLDAAGFTTRVQQFTASGRTGYNLIADWPGGDADQVVMAGSHLDSVTSGPGINDNGSGSAAVLETALAVARSGYQPTKHLRFAWWGAEELGLVGSRTYVNGLGSADRAKISGYLNFDMIGSPNPGYFVYDDDPTIEKTFKDYFAGLGISTEIETEGDGRSDHAPFKNAGVPVGGLFSGADYRKTSAQAAKWGGTVGQPFDRCYHASCDTTANVDDTALNRNSDAVAYAVWELSQ, translated from the coding sequence ATGAAGCTCCCCCTGTCCGGGCGCGTCCTGACGGCCGGTGCGGTCGCCGTCGCCACCCTGGTGACCGGCGGTTCCGCCGCCGGTGCGGCGTCTGCCCCCGTCTCCGGACCCGCGGCCGTCGCCGCCGCGCCCGACCTACCGATAGCCAACGTCAAGGCCCACCTGACGCGGTTGCAGTCGATCGCCACGGCGAACGGCGGCAACCGCGCCCACGGCCGCGCGGGCTACCAGGCCTCGCTCGACTACGTGAAGGCCAAGCTGGACGCGGCCGGGTTCACCACGCGCGTCCAGCAGTTCACCGCCTCGGGCCGCACCGGGTACAACCTGATAGCGGACTGGCCCGGCGGCGACGCGGATCAGGTTGTCATGGCCGGGTCACATCTGGACAGTGTCACCTCCGGACCGGGCATCAACGACAACGGCTCGGGCTCCGCCGCCGTCCTGGAGACCGCGCTCGCCGTGGCCAGGTCCGGCTACCAGCCCACCAAGCACCTCCGCTTCGCCTGGTGGGGCGCGGAGGAGCTGGGCCTCGTCGGTTCCCGCACCTACGTCAACGGCCTCGGCTCCGCCGACCGCGCCAAGATCAGCGGCTACCTGAACTTCGACATGATCGGCTCGCCCAACCCCGGCTACTTCGTCTACGACGACGATCCCACCATCGAGAAGACCTTCAAGGACTACTTCGCCGGTCTCGGCATCTCCACGGAGATCGAGACCGAGGGCGACGGCCGCTCCGACCACGCGCCCTTCAAGAACGCGGGCGTCCCCGTGGGCGGGCTCTTCAGCGGCGCGGACTACCGCAAGACGTCCGCGCAGGCGGCCAAGTGGGGCGGCACCGTGGGCCAGCCGTTCGACCGCTGCTACCACGCGTCCTGCGACACGACCGCCAACGTCGACGACACGGCCCTGAACCGCAACAGCGACGCGGTCGCGTACGCCGTGTGGGAACTGTCGCAGTAG
- a CDS encoding VOC family protein: protein MTSTSGPAPLHFKIVIDAAAPHEQAGFWAGALHYEVEDNSALIERLLGSGAVPAELTVEYGGRRAWRDLAAVRHPDDPFQEESGTGLGRRLLFQRVPEAKTAKNRVHLDVHSVDGRREEEVARLRALGASVLRQVKEPGGEWVVMADPEGNEFCVH from the coding sequence ATGACATCGACCTCGGGGCCCGCCCCTCTGCACTTCAAGATCGTCATCGATGCCGCCGCCCCGCACGAGCAGGCCGGCTTCTGGGCCGGGGCCCTCCACTACGAGGTGGAGGACAACAGCGCGCTCATCGAGAGACTGCTGGGGTCCGGGGCGGTACCGGCCGAGCTGACCGTCGAGTACGGGGGCCGCCGCGCCTGGCGGGATCTGGCCGCGGTACGGCATCCCGACGACCCGTTCCAGGAGGAGAGCGGCACAGGGCTGGGGCGGCGGCTGCTGTTCCAGCGCGTACCGGAGGCCAAGACCGCCAAGAACCGGGTCCACCTCGACGTGCACTCGGTGGACGGGCGGCGCGAGGAGGAGGTCGCCCGGCTCCGGGCGCTGGGGGCGAGCGTGCTGCGGCAGGTGAAGGAACCGGGCGGGGAGTGGGTGGTGATGGCGGACCCCGAGGGGAACGAGTTCTGCGTCCACTAG
- the rarD gene encoding EamA family transporter RarD, with protein sequence MAGSSKNEQRIGLLNGFAAYGMWGIVPLFWPLLKPAGAGEILAHRMAWSLVFVAVALLFVQRWGWAGELLRQPRRLALVAVAAAVITVNWGVYIWAVNSGHVVEASLGYFINPLVTIAMGVLLLKERLRPAQWAAVGTGFAAVLVLTVGYGQPPWISLCLAFSFATYGLVKKKVDLGGVESLTAETAIQFLPALGYLLWLGSRGEATFTTEGLGHSALLAATGVVTAIPLVCFGAAAIRVPLSTLGLLQYLAPVFQFVLGILYFGEDMPPERWAGFALVWVALALLTWDALRTARRTARALRAQLDRTGAGVPPVKGDAVAREPGVVASGAPAQAEAPAPAPAPAQSPAPGLTEASPQ encoded by the coding sequence GTGGCCGGGTCGTCCAAGAACGAGCAGCGCATAGGTCTGCTGAACGGCTTCGCCGCGTACGGGATGTGGGGGATCGTCCCGCTGTTCTGGCCGCTGCTCAAGCCCGCCGGGGCCGGCGAGATCCTCGCCCACCGGATGGCGTGGTCCCTCGTCTTCGTCGCCGTCGCCCTGCTCTTCGTACAGCGCTGGGGCTGGGCCGGTGAGCTGCTGCGGCAGCCCCGCAGACTCGCCCTGGTCGCGGTGGCCGCCGCGGTGATCACCGTCAACTGGGGCGTCTACATCTGGGCGGTGAACAGCGGCCATGTCGTCGAGGCCTCGCTCGGGTACTTCATCAATCCGCTGGTCACCATCGCGATGGGCGTGCTGCTGCTGAAGGAGCGGCTGCGGCCGGCCCAGTGGGCGGCCGTCGGGACCGGCTTCGCGGCCGTGCTCGTCCTCACCGTCGGCTACGGCCAGCCGCCGTGGATCTCCCTCTGCCTCGCCTTCTCCTTCGCCACGTACGGCCTGGTCAAGAAGAAGGTCGATCTCGGCGGCGTCGAGTCGCTGACCGCCGAGACGGCGATCCAGTTCCTGCCGGCGCTCGGATACCTGCTGTGGCTGGGCTCGCGGGGCGAGGCGACCTTCACCACGGAGGGCCTCGGGCACTCGGCCCTGCTCGCGGCGACCGGTGTGGTCACCGCCATCCCCCTGGTCTGCTTCGGCGCGGCGGCGATCCGCGTGCCGCTGTCGACACTGGGGCTGCTGCAGTACCTGGCGCCGGTCTTCCAGTTCGTGCTCGGCATCCTCTACTTCGGCGAGGACATGCCGCCCGAGCGCTGGGCCGGTTTCGCTCTGGTCTGGGTGGCGCTCGCCCTGCTCACCTGGGACGCCTTGCGCACGGCTCGCCGCACCGCGCGGGCGCTGCGGGCGCAGTTGGACCGCACGGGGGCGGGCGTGCCCCCGGTCAAGGGCGACGCCGTCGCACGGGAGCCGGGGGTCGTGGCGTCCGGGGCGCCCGCACAGGCCGAGGCACCGGCACCGGCACCGGCACCGGCACAGTCACCAGCGCCGGGTCTCACAGAAGCGTCCCCGCAGTAA
- a CDS encoding SDR family oxidoreductase, with product MSIVVTGATGHLGRHVVRQLLEKVPADQVTAVVRDRDRAADLAALGVRLAVADYNSPETFDDLFAAGDRVLLISGNEFDKGRVRQHTIVIDAAKKAGVALLAYTSAPETLRAALTDDHRATEEVLVGSGVPYVLLRNGWYHENYTEQLAPVLEHGAVVQASGEGRVSSASRADYAAAAVAVLTGEGHENTAYELGGDEAWSFAEYAAELSRQTGKEIVYNPVTPEAYAAFLTGAGVPEPMAAILAGVEASVEKGELVVSTGDLSRLTGRPTTPLAEAVAAALKG from the coding sequence ATGAGCATCGTCGTCACCGGAGCCACCGGACACCTCGGCCGCCACGTCGTGCGGCAGCTGCTGGAGAAGGTGCCGGCCGACCAGGTCACCGCCGTCGTCCGGGACCGGGACAGGGCCGCCGACCTCGCCGCCCTCGGCGTACGTCTCGCGGTCGCCGACTACAACTCCCCCGAGACGTTCGACGACCTGTTCGCGGCCGGCGACCGGGTGCTGCTGATCTCGGGCAACGAGTTCGACAAGGGCCGCGTGCGGCAGCACACGATCGTGATCGACGCGGCCAAGAAGGCCGGCGTCGCCCTGCTCGCCTACACGAGCGCCCCCGAGACCCTGAGGGCGGCCCTCACCGACGACCACCGCGCCACCGAGGAGGTGCTGGTCGGCTCGGGCGTCCCGTACGTACTGCTGCGCAACGGCTGGTACCACGAGAACTACACCGAACAGCTCGCCCCGGTCCTGGAGCACGGCGCCGTCGTGCAGGCGTCCGGCGAGGGCCGGGTCTCCTCCGCCTCCCGCGCCGACTACGCGGCCGCCGCCGTCGCCGTGCTGACCGGCGAGGGGCACGAGAACACCGCGTACGAGCTGGGCGGCGACGAGGCGTGGAGCTTCGCCGAGTACGCCGCGGAGCTGAGCCGGCAGACCGGCAAGGAGATCGTCTACAACCCCGTCACCCCCGAGGCCTACGCCGCCTTCCTCACCGGGGCCGGGGTGCCCGAGCCGATGGCCGCGATCCTCGCGGGCGTGGAGGCCAGCGTCGAGAAGGGTGAGCTGGTCGTCTCCACCGGTGACCTGTCCCGGCTGACCGGACGTCCGACCACACCGCTCGCCGAGGCCGTCGCCGCCGCCCTCAAGGGCTGA
- a CDS encoding 2-oxoacid:ferredoxin oxidoreductase subunit beta, with protein MAETSTEEQPTGTGTGAIEALSLVPRAEGKQSMKDFKSDQEVRWCPGCGDYAILAAVQGFMPQLGLAKENIVFVSGIGCSSRFPYYMNTYGMHSIHGRAPAIATGLAASRRDLSVWVVTGDGDALSIGGNHLIHALRRNVNLKILLFNNRIYGLTKGQYSPTSEVGKITKSTPMGSLDAPFNPVSLALGAEASFVARTVDSDRKHLTEVLRQAAEHPGTALIEIYQNCNIFNDGAFEALKDKQQAEEAVIRLEHGQPIRFGADGAKGVVRDPATGDLSVVAVTADNEADILVHDAHAASPTTAFALSRLADPDTLHHTPIGVLRSVDRPVYDALMSEQLDSAVERNGKGDLAALLAGQDTWTVVG; from the coding sequence ATGGCTGAGACGTCCACGGAAGAGCAGCCGACGGGCACGGGCACCGGCGCGATCGAGGCGCTGTCGCTCGTGCCCAGGGCCGAGGGCAAGCAGTCCATGAAGGACTTCAAGTCCGATCAGGAAGTGCGCTGGTGCCCGGGCTGCGGCGACTATGCCATCCTCGCCGCCGTGCAGGGCTTCATGCCCCAGCTCGGCCTGGCGAAGGAGAACATCGTCTTCGTCTCCGGCATCGGCTGCTCCTCCCGCTTCCCGTACTACATGAACACGTACGGGATGCACTCCATCCACGGCCGCGCCCCCGCCATCGCCACCGGGCTCGCCGCCTCGCGCCGCGACCTGTCCGTCTGGGTCGTCACCGGTGACGGCGACGCGCTCTCCATCGGCGGCAACCACCTCATCCACGCGCTGCGCCGCAACGTCAATCTCAAGATCCTGCTGTTCAACAACCGGATCTACGGTCTGACGAAGGGCCAGTACTCCCCGACCTCCGAGGTCGGGAAGATCACCAAGTCGACCCCGATGGGTTCGCTGGACGCGCCCTTCAACCCGGTTTCCCTGGCTCTCGGAGCGGAGGCATCCTTCGTCGCCAGGACCGTCGACTCGGACCGCAAGCACCTCACCGAGGTGCTGCGCCAGGCCGCCGAGCACCCGGGCACGGCGCTGATCGAGATCTACCAGAACTGCAACATCTTCAACGACGGCGCCTTCGAGGCCCTCAAGGACAAGCAGCAGGCCGAGGAGGCGGTGATCCGCCTGGAGCACGGGCAGCCGATCCGCTTCGGCGCCGACGGTGCCAAGGGCGTCGTACGCGACCCGGCCACCGGCGACCTGTCGGTCGTCGCCGTCACCGCGGACAACGAGGCGGACATCCTGGTCCACGACGCCCACGCCGCGTCCCCGACCACCGCCTTCGCGCTCTCCCGCCTCGCCGATCCGGACACCCTGCACCACACGCCGATCGGCGTCCTGCGCTCGGTGGACCGGCCGGTCTACGACGCGCTCATGTCCGAGCAGCTCGACTCCGCCGTCGAGCGGAACGGCAAGGGCGACCTCGCCGCGCTGCTCGCCGGCCAGGACACCTGGACGGTCGTCGGCTGA
- a CDS encoding 2-oxoacid:acceptor oxidoreductase subunit alpha, with protein MTSQVSSPAEQADGTVVGEQRKPVGAKDVRRLDRVIIRFAGDSGDGMQLTGDRFTSETASFGNDLSTLPNFPAEIRAPAGTLPGVSSFQLHFADHDILTPGDAPNVLVAMNPAALKANVGDLPRGAEIIVNTDEFTRRAMQKVGYDTSPLEDGSLDGYHLHPVPLTALTVEALKEFDLTRKEAERSKNMFALGLLSWMYHRPTEGTEKFLRTKFAKKPDIAAANIAAYRAGWNFGETTEDFAVSYEVAPAATAFPPGTYRNISGNLALAYGLIAASRQADLPLFLGSYPITPASDILHELSRHKNFGVRTFQAEDEIAGIGAALGAAFGGSLAVTTTSGPGVALKSETIGLAVSLELPLLVVDIQRGGPSTGLPTKTEQADLLQAMYGRNGEAPVPVVAPRTPADCFDAALEAARIALEYRTPVFLLSDGYLANGSEPWRIPEPVELPDLAVRFAQGPNHTLDDGTEVFWPYKRDPRTLARPWAVPGTPGLEHRIGGIEKQDGTGNISYDPANHDFMVRTRQAKIDGIDVPDLEVDDPDGAKTLVLGWGSTYGPVTAAVRRLRAAGEEIAQAHLRHLNPFPSNLGAVLQRYDTVVVPEMNLGQLATLIRAKYLVDAQSYNQVNGMPFKAEQLATVLKEAIDG; from the coding sequence GTGACCAGCCAGGTCAGCAGCCCAGCGGAGCAGGCCGACGGAACCGTCGTGGGAGAGCAGCGCAAACCGGTCGGGGCGAAGGACGTCCGCAGGCTGGACCGGGTGATCATCAGGTTCGCGGGCGACTCGGGCGACGGGATGCAGCTCACCGGCGACCGCTTCACCTCGGAGACGGCGTCGTTCGGCAACGACCTGTCGACGCTGCCGAACTTCCCGGCCGAGATCCGGGCCCCCGCGGGCACCCTGCCGGGTGTCTCGTCGTTCCAGCTGCACTTCGCCGACCACGACATCCTCACGCCGGGCGACGCTCCGAACGTGCTGGTCGCGATGAACCCGGCCGCGCTGAAGGCGAACGTCGGCGACCTGCCGCGCGGCGCGGAGATCATCGTCAACACGGACGAGTTCACCCGGCGGGCGATGCAGAAGGTCGGCTACGACACCTCTCCGCTGGAGGACGGCTCCCTCGACGGGTACCACCTGCATCCGGTGCCGTTGACCGCGCTGACCGTCGAGGCGCTCAAGGAGTTCGACCTCACCCGCAAGGAGGCCGAGCGCAGCAAGAACATGTTCGCGCTCGGGCTGCTGAGCTGGATGTACCACCGGCCCACCGAGGGCACCGAGAAGTTCCTGAGGACGAAGTTCGCGAAGAAGCCCGACATCGCCGCGGCCAACATCGCGGCCTACCGCGCGGGCTGGAACTTCGGTGAGACCACGGAGGACTTCGCGGTCTCCTACGAGGTGGCGCCGGCGGCGACGGCGTTCCCGCCCGGCACCTACCGCAACATCTCCGGGAACCTGGCCCTGGCCTACGGCCTGATCGCCGCGTCCCGCCAGGCGGACCTGCCGCTCTTCCTGGGTTCGTACCCAATCACCCCGGCCTCGGACATCCTGCACGAGCTGAGCCGGCACAAGAACTTCGGTGTGCGGACCTTCCAGGCCGAGGACGAGATCGCGGGGATCGGCGCGGCGCTCGGCGCGGCCTTCGGCGGCTCGCTCGCGGTCACCACCACGTCCGGCCCCGGGGTGGCGCTCAAGAGCGAGACGATCGGGCTCGCGGTGAGTCTGGAGCTCCCGTTGCTGGTGGTGGACATCCAGCGCGGCGGTCCCTCCACCGGTCTGCCGACCAAGACGGAGCAGGCCGACCTGCTGCAGGCGATGTACGGGCGCAACGGCGAGGCGCCGGTCCCGGTCGTCGCCCCGCGCACCCCGGCCGACTGCTTCGACGCCGCGCTCGAGGCGGCGCGGATCGCGCTGGAGTACCGGACCCCGGTCTTCCTGCTCTCCGACGGCTATCTGGCCAACGGTTCGGAGCCGTGGCGGATTCCCGAGCCGGTCGAGCTGCCGGACCTGGCGGTGCGGTTCGCGCAGGGCCCCAACCACACACTGGACGACGGCACCGAGGTGTTCTGGCCGTACAAGCGCGACCCGCGGACCCTCGCGCGTCCCTGGGCGGTGCCGGGCACGCCCGGTCTGGAGCACCGGATCGGCGGCATCGAGAAGCAGGACGGCACCGGGAACATCTCGTACGACCCGGCCAACCACGACTTCATGGTCCGCACCCGGCAGGCCAAGATCGACGGCATCGACGTCCCCGACCTGGAGGTCGACGACCCGGACGGTGCGAAGACGCTGGTGCTGGGCTGGGGCTCGACGTACGGCCCGGTCACCGCCGCGGTGCGCCGGCTGCGCGCCGCCGGCGAGGAGATCGCCCAGGCCCACCTGCGTCATCTCAACCCCTTCCCGTCCAATCTCGGTGCGGTGCTGCAGCGGTACGACACGGTGGTGGTCCCGGAGATGAACCTCGGTCAGCTCGCCACCCTGATCCGGGCGAAGTACCTGGTCGACGCGCAGTCGTACAACCAGGTCAACGGCATGCCGTTCAAGGCGGAGCAGCTCGCCACGGTCCTGAAGGAGGCCATCGATGGCTGA
- a CDS encoding response regulator transcription factor gives MRVVIAEDSVLLREGLTRLLTDRGHEVVAGVGDGEALIKTITDLDAQGELPDVVVADVRMPPTHTDEGVRASVRLRKAHPGLGVLVLSQYVEERYATELLAGSSRGVGYLLKDRVAEVREFVDAVVRVAQGGTALDPEVVAQLLGRSRKQDVLAGLTPREREVLGLMAEGRTNSAVARQLVVSDGAVEKHVSNIFMKLGLSPSDGDHRRVLAVLTYLNS, from the coding sequence GTGCGGGTGGTCATCGCCGAGGATTCAGTGCTGCTCAGAGAGGGGCTGACCCGGTTGTTGACCGACCGCGGGCACGAAGTCGTGGCCGGCGTCGGCGACGGTGAGGCACTGATCAAGACGATCACCGACCTGGACGCGCAGGGCGAGTTGCCGGACGTCGTGGTGGCGGACGTCCGGATGCCACCGACACACACCGACGAGGGGGTGCGGGCCTCGGTGCGGCTGCGCAAGGCGCATCCCGGTCTCGGCGTGCTGGTGCTGTCCCAGTACGTGGAGGAGCGCTACGCCACGGAGCTGTTGGCCGGTTCCAGCAGGGGCGTGGGCTATCTGCTCAAGGACCGGGTGGCCGAGGTGCGGGAGTTCGTGGACGCGGTGGTGCGGGTGGCGCAGGGCGGTACGGCCCTGGACCCGGAGGTGGTCGCGCAGTTGCTGGGTCGCAGCCGCAAGCAGGACGTGCTGGCGGGGCTGACCCCGCGTGAGCGGGAGGTGCTGGGGCTCATGGCCGAGGGCCGGACCAACTCGGCGGTCGCCCGGCAGCTCGTCGTGAGTGACGGGGCCGTCGAGAAGCACGTCAGCAACATCTTCATGAAGCTGGGCCTGTCCCCGAGCGACGGTGATCACCGGCGGGTGCTCGCCGTGCTCACGTACCTCAATTCCTGA
- a CDS encoding sensor histidine kinase: MATDYGQSYGLGSGSGLPGDTAARRHRVPAGLRAPFEARSWREFGYVLVGLPVGILLFVYAVTMIALGAGLLVTFLGVPVLAAALAGCRGFGAMERARARTLLGLRVSEPERLRLRKRGAMGWIGAVLKSGTSWRSLLYAVVQFPWAVFSFVVAVNVWAIGWATLTYPLWFWVFPMYVGQDGLQLYGDQTHRIYLDNPFEIAVTALVGLLFTLATPWLVRALTTVDRVMVHGLLGPSRLATRVVELESDRGIVVDTAAADLRRIERDLHDGAQARLVNLAMGLGLAKEKVREDPRAAAVMVDEAHGEVKTALQELRDLARGIHPAVLTDRGLDAALSAVASRCTVPVRVEVDLRERPASAIEGIAYFTVSELLQNISKHAGASAAAVEVWRAENRLMLQVVDNGVGGADASAGSGLAGLAERLDAVDGILVVDSPAGGPTRVTAELPWRSEAVTR; encoded by the coding sequence ATGGCCACGGATTACGGACAGAGTTACGGGCTCGGAAGCGGGTCCGGCCTCCCCGGGGACACCGCTGCGCGTCGCCACCGGGTGCCGGCGGGACTGCGGGCACCGTTCGAGGCGCGCAGCTGGCGAGAGTTCGGCTATGTCCTGGTGGGTCTGCCGGTCGGCATCCTGCTCTTCGTCTACGCCGTCACCATGATCGCGCTGGGGGCGGGCCTGCTGGTGACGTTCCTGGGCGTGCCGGTGCTGGCGGCCGCGCTCGCCGGGTGCCGGGGTTTCGGGGCGATGGAGCGGGCGCGGGCGCGCACGCTGCTGGGGCTGCGGGTGTCCGAGCCGGAGCGGCTGCGGTTGAGGAAGCGCGGCGCGATGGGCTGGATCGGGGCGGTGCTCAAGAGCGGCACCTCCTGGCGGAGCCTGCTGTACGCGGTGGTGCAGTTCCCGTGGGCGGTGTTCTCCTTCGTCGTCGCCGTGAACGTCTGGGCGATCGGGTGGGCGACGCTGACGTACCCGCTGTGGTTCTGGGTGTTCCCGATGTACGTGGGCCAGGACGGGCTCCAGCTGTACGGCGACCAGACGCACCGGATCTATCTGGACAACCCCTTCGAGATCGCCGTGACGGCGCTGGTCGGGCTGCTGTTCACCCTGGCGACGCCGTGGCTCGTGCGGGCGCTGACGACGGTGGACCGGGTCATGGTGCACGGGCTGCTCGGGCCCTCGCGGCTGGCGACGCGGGTGGTGGAGCTGGAGTCGGACCGGGGGATCGTGGTCGACACGGCCGCGGCCGACCTGCGGCGCATCGAGCGCGACCTGCACGACGGGGCGCAGGCCCGCCTGGTCAACCTCGCCATGGGGCTGGGACTGGCCAAGGAGAAGGTGCGGGAGGACCCCCGGGCCGCTGCCGTCATGGTGGACGAGGCCCACGGTGAGGTGAAGACGGCGCTGCAGGAGCTGCGGGATCTGGCCCGCGGCATCCACCCCGCGGTCCTCACCGACCGGGGGCTGGACGCGGCGCTGTCGGCGGTCGCCTCGCGCTGCACCGTGCCGGTGCGGGTGGAGGTCGACCTGAGGGAGCGGCCGGCGTCGGCGATCGAGGGCATCGCCTACTTCACCGTCTCGGAGCTGTTGCAGAACATCAGCAAGCACGCGGGGGCCTCGGCCGCCGCCGTCGAGGTGTGGCGGGCGGAGAACCGGCTGATGCTCCAGGTCGTGGACAACGGCGTGGGCGGCGCGGACGCGTCGGCCGGGTCGGGGCTGGCCGGGCTGGCGGAGCGGCTCGACGCGGTGGACGGGATCCTCGTGGTGGACTCTCCGGCCGGCGGGCCGACGCGGGTCACGGCGGAGCTGCCGTGGCGGAGCGAGGCGGTCACCAGGTAG